Proteins encoded by one window of Paenibacillus sp. DCT19:
- a CDS encoding AGE family epimerase/isomerase, giving the protein MIQLQSEITEHWEKKILPFWSNLKDTTNGGFYGWVGNDLQVDRQAPKGGIATARQLWSFAAAYRVTGQDIWREHAEHAYRFLADHVIDPEYGGMYWMVDAVGNPLDTSKHVYTQSFGVYALSEYYRATGDDSALELAKTLFALIETKGLHSDIPAYKEQFDRFWNEQPNEMLSENGVIADYTMNTHIHVLEAYTTLYRVWPDAQVKAALERLLAILYERVYDQNTKFLGVFFNKKWESIIDLRSFGHDIEASWLIDDALNVLGLEQHPAYAAMVTDIAYNISNIAVQADGSLMNEQEGEHVDETRIWWVQAEAMVGFYNAYQRTGDPQFLERVERLWAYTKEHIVDHRTGGEWHWSVDGNGTPDQHEVAGPWKCPYHNSRFCIELIERMG; this is encoded by the coding sequence GGTCTAATCTGAAGGATACAACGAACGGTGGGTTCTACGGTTGGGTCGGTAATGATCTTCAAGTGGATCGCCAGGCACCAAAGGGCGGGATTGCTACAGCACGGCAGCTCTGGTCGTTTGCAGCAGCCTACCGCGTAACCGGGCAAGACATCTGGCGTGAGCACGCCGAACATGCTTATCGTTTTCTCGCAGACCATGTGATCGATCCGGAGTATGGCGGGATGTACTGGATGGTTGATGCTGTAGGAAATCCACTGGATACGAGTAAACATGTCTATACGCAATCGTTTGGTGTATACGCATTAAGTGAGTACTACCGGGCCACCGGAGATGATTCAGCACTGGAACTTGCGAAAACGCTTTTTGCTCTGATTGAGACGAAGGGATTGCACTCGGATATACCTGCCTACAAGGAACAATTCGATCGATTCTGGAACGAACAACCGAATGAAATGTTAAGCGAAAACGGGGTCATTGCGGATTATACGATGAATACACATATCCATGTGTTAGAAGCCTATACCACCCTCTACAGGGTGTGGCCGGATGCACAGGTGAAGGCGGCATTGGAGCGCCTGCTCGCTATTCTGTATGAACGTGTATATGACCAGAACACGAAGTTTCTCGGGGTATTTTTCAACAAAAAGTGGGAATCCATCATTGACCTACGCTCGTTCGGACACGACATCGAAGCAAGCTGGCTGATTGACGATGCCCTGAATGTGCTGGGACTTGAACAACATCCCGCGTATGCCGCGATGGTTACAGATATCGCTTACAATATCTCCAACATCGCTGTGCAAGCGGATGGATCACTGATGAATGAACAAGAGGGCGAGCATGTCGATGAAACGCGAATCTGGTGGGTTCAAGCCGAAGCCATGGTTGGATTCTATAACGCATATCAACGCACGGGTGATCCACAGTTTCTAGAAAGAGTCGAACGGCTGTGGGCCTACACCAAAGAACACATTGTTGACCATCGCACAGGTGGGGAATGGCACTGGTCGGTTGATGGAAACGGTACACCCGATCAGCACGAGGTTGCCGGGCCTTGGAAATGCCCGTATCACAACAGCCGATTTTGCATTGAACTAATTGAGAGGATGGGATAA